AGTCCTTATTGCTGCCCTGCCTGTTTGCCGATAAAAAGATGAAGCTTGCAATAAAAGGCGGGACAGACGTGTCATGGAGCATGCCTTTTGATTACTTCAGAAATGTTTTTATTCCGCATGTTGGTGGTTTCTGCAGCAAGCTCAATGTTGATCTGATAAGAAGAGGCCATTATCCTAAAGGCGGAGGCGTGGTTGAGATTGACATCAAGCCGAAATATAAATTGAGTGATTTTAAGAATTTTGAAGAGTTTTATTGTTTTTTAAAAAAAGAAAATAAAAAAATCGAACTAACAGAGCGTGGCGAATTAATAAAGATAAAAGGCATATCGAATGCAACAAAAAGCCTGGAAAAAGCAAATGTTGCTGAAAGGCAAAGCTCAGCTGCAAAATCCCTGCTTAAAAAATATGGCTGCCCCATCGACATTCTGTCAGAATACTGCGACAGCTATTCTGACGGCAGCGCAATTGTCCTGTGGGCTGTTTTCCAGAATGCAATAATCGGGGCAGACTGCCTGGGGGAGAGGGGCAAGAAAGCAGAGATTGTCGGGGAAGAAGCTGCAAAAAAGCTTGCTGAAGAGATAAGCTCAGGAGCTGCTGTTGATGAGCATCTTGCAGACAACTTAATTCCGTTTTTAGGCCTTTTTGGAGGGAAGATAAAAACATCGAAGATCAGCAATCATACATTGACGAACATTTACGTTGTTGAGAATTTTCTGGATGTGGAGTTTAGTGTTGATGAGAAAGAGAAAATAATTTCTATCTAAGCATCGCCAGATTTATATCATTATAAAGCTCCCTTATTGTGTTCAGAAGGATTCTCCTTTCATCTTCTTCAAGCTTCATGCTGTAGAACTGATCCCTTAGCTGGCTGTAGAACTGCTTTGCTGCGATCAGCTGGCCTGACTCAATTGCATCCCTGCAGTTTTTTATCAAGGCATCAAATTTGCCAGGCTCTGCCTCTACTTTCTTCGGCCTTCTTTCAAAATATTCAGCGCTTTTAATGCCTTTTGGAGAGAGTTTCTGCTTTGTCAGATCAACAAACTCATTAAATTCTTTCTCTTCGAT
The DNA window shown above is from Candidatus Woesearchaeota archaeon and carries:
- a CDS encoding RNA 3'-terminal phosphate cyclase — translated: MIAIDGNYLEGGGQIVRTALALSAITGKSFEVHDIRKGRKDPGLKAQHLYCIKSLGQLCNAKTEGAELGSTYLKFEPDRIKAKDIEIDIGTAGSITLLLQSLLLPCLFADKKMKLAIKGGTDVSWSMPFDYFRNVFIPHVGGFCSKLNVDLIRRGHYPKGGGVVEIDIKPKYKLSDFKNFEEFYCFLKKENKKIELTERGELIKIKGISNATKSLEKANVAERQSSAAKSLLKKYGCPIDILSEYCDSYSDGSAIVLWAVFQNAIIGADCLGERGKKAEIVGEEAAKKLAEEISSGAAVDEHLADNLIPFLGLFGGKIKTSKISNHTLTNIYVVENFLDVEFSVDEKEKIISI